The Mycoplasmopsis equigenitalium genome contains a region encoding:
- a CDS encoding restriction endonuclease subunit S, translated as MCKGVDKGKKVPNVPNLRFKKFNTEISRCELKSIFNISVGGDINKSKVKHVKDDVNKYPIIANALINNGFYGYTDSFKQENCVTVSGRGDIGIAVARPYKFYPIVRLLSLKPIYKSDLKYFESLLNSKKMLIESTGVPQLTSPQISKIKISFCDYDEQLEIGNFLTKIDQRIETQNKIISKYESLIKIIRKNIILRNKWEWIKLKHFVDNEFIKLQRGNIIPKFSKDNEKFIYPVYSSSVHNDGLMGYYDSFMFDEKLITWSIDGGGNFFLRNKHQYNVTNVCGILKIIKPEFDYAFLYEMLTYQHLQMTFNYQNKAHPSVIKTLYSLPIVPIKQQKKIAEMFSFFHEKTKLEEEILCKYKSQKEYLLTNMFI; from the coding sequence ATGTGTAAGGGCGTAGATAAAGGTAAAAAGGTCCCTAATGTTCCTAATTTAAGATTTAAAAAATTCAACACTGAAATTAGTCGTTGTGAACTAAAGAGTATTTTCAATATATCAGTCGGTGGAGACATAAATAAATCAAAAGTTAAGCATGTAAAAGATGATGTCAATAAATACCCTATCATAGCTAATGCTTTAATAAACAATGGATTTTATGGATATACAGATTCATTTAAACAAGAGAATTGCGTGACTGTGTCAGGTAGAGGAGACATTGGTATTGCGGTTGCAAGGCCTTATAAGTTTTATCCAATAGTGAGATTGTTATCGTTAAAACCTATATATAAAAGCGATTTAAAATATTTTGAGTCATTATTAAATTCAAAGAAAATGCTTATTGAAAGTACTGGAGTACCACAATTAACCTCTCCACAAATATCAAAAATAAAAATCAGTTTTTGTGATTATGATGAACAACTAGAAATTGGAAATTTCTTAACAAAAATCGATCAAAGAATCGAAACTCAAAACAAAATCATTAGTAAATATGAATCTCTAATAAAAATAATAAGAAAGAACATTATATTACGAAATAAATGAGAATGAATTAAGCTTAAACATTTCGTTGATAATGAATTTATAAAATTACAAAGGGGGAATATAATTCCTAAGTTCAGCAAGGATAATGAAAAATTTATATACCCTGTTTATTCATCTTCTGTTCATAACGATGGGCTAATGGGATATTATGATTCATTTATGTTTGATGAAAAATTAATAACATGATCTATTGATGGTGGCGGAAATTTCTTTTTACGGAATAAACATCAATATAATGTTACAAATGTTTGTGGTATTTTAAAAATAATCAAGCCAGAATTTGATTATGCATTTTTATATGAAATGCTAACTTATCAACATTTACAAATGACTTTTAACTATCAAAACAAAGCACATCCTAGTGTAATTAAAACTTTATACTCATTACCTATAGTGCCGATAAAACAACAAAAGAAAATAGCGGAAATGTTTAGCTTTTTCCACGAAAAAACAAAATTAGAAGAAGAAATATTATGCAAATATAAATCACAAAAAGAATATTTACTTACAAATATGTTTATATAA
- a CDS encoding restriction endonuclease subunit S, translating to MHSCCNFFSGGTPLSSNRKFYKGTIPFIRSGEINSDKTTLFINNDALKNSSAKIVKKGDLLLALYGATSGEIGISKIDGAINQAILCIRTEQDKNFIKYQWQKNKTKILDTYLQGGQGNLSSQLVGSLVFGFPNLDEQRKIAIFLNLIDDRIETQNKIISKYESLIKSIMQKIFTNQAVLKTTTKLHNLINIFTGKRNANEAVEGGSFPFFTCGKEILRIDKYSFEGESLLISGNGEIGQIKYFNGKFDAYQRTYVLQNSKIPMLYLKAYLSFILPMVIGKNKQQSAMPYIVLETLKNIDIPIIDDINTNLIIDLFKILDKKAENEKRYSELLLKERAYLMNNMFI from the coding sequence TTACATTCTTGCTGTAATTTTTTCTCGGGTGGTACACCTTTATCTTCAAATAGGAAATTTTATAAGGGTACAATCCCCTTTATTAGATCTGGTGAAATTAATTCTGATAAAACAACATTATTTATTAATAACGACGCTTTAAAAAACTCTTCAGCAAAAATAGTTAAAAAAGGAGATTTGTTACTCGCATTATATGGAGCAACAAGTGGTGAAATTGGTATTTCAAAGATAGATGGTGCAATTAATCAAGCGATTCTATGTATTCGTACCGAACAAGACAAGAACTTTATTAAATATCAGTGACAGAAGAATAAAACAAAAATTCTTGATACTTATTTGCAAGGTGGTCAAGGTAACTTATCTAGTCAATTAGTTGGTTCTTTAGTTTTTGGTTTTCCGAACTTAGACGAACAAAGAAAAATTGCTATTTTTTTAAATTTAATCGACGACAGAATTGAAACCCAAAACAAAATCATTAGTAAATATGAATCTCTAATAAAATCAATTATGCAGAAAATTTTTACTAATCAAGCTGTACTTAAAACAACAACTAAATTGCACAATCTTATAAATATTTTTACTGGAAAAAGAAATGCAAATGAAGCAGTTGAAGGCGGTTCTTTTCCCTTCTTTACCTGCGGAAAAGAAATTTTAAGAATAGATAAATACTCATTCGAAGGCGAAAGTTTGTTGATTTCCGGAAACGGAGAAATAGGACAAATCAAATATTTCAACGGAAAATTTGATGCATATCAAAGAACTTATGTTTTGCAAAATTCTAAAATTCCTATGTTGTATTTAAAAGCTTATTTGAGTTTTATATTACCTATGGTTATTGGAAAAAACAAGCAGCAAAGCGCTATGCCTTATATAGTTCTTGAAACTTTAAAAAATATTGATATTCCTATAATAGATGATATAAATACAAATTTGATTATTGACTTGTTTAAAATTCTTGATAAAAAAGCAGAAAACGAAAAAAGGTATAGTGAACTCTTACTAAAAGAAAGGGCTTATCTAATGAATAATATGTTTATATAA
- a CDS encoding IMP dehydrogenase produces MAKILKEPSRTFSEYLLVPGYSSKECRVENVNLKTPIVKFKKGTKPILSTNIPLVSAIMQAVSDDKLAIALAKEGGVAFIFGSQTITDQAAMVKRVKEYKITQSIIDSNPQILLDNKNELVVGAGINTRDYKERIPALVAAGVNVLCIDSSEGFSEWQAETLKWTHKKYGDEVKIGAGNIVDKEGFLFLSEAGADFVKIGIGGGSICITREQKGIGRGQATAVIEVAKARDEYFKKSGIYVPVCADGGIVYDYHMTLALAMGADFIMLGRYFARFDESPSKKLIVNDKEVKEYWGEGSSRARNWQRYDLGGDAKLKFEEGVDSYVPYAGSLHDNLALSLNKIKATMCNCGLLNLADFRQNAKITLVSPASITEGGAHDVILKPKK; encoded by the coding sequence ATGGCAAAAATTTTAAAGGAGCCATCTAGAACATTTAGTGAATATTTATTAGTGCCAGGGTATTCATCAAAAGAATGTCGTGTTGAAAATGTAAATCTTAAAACACCAATTGTTAAATTTAAAAAAGGGACCAAGCCTATATTAAGTACAAATATTCCACTTGTTTCGGCAATTATGCAAGCTGTTAGCGATGATAAACTAGCAATTGCACTTGCTAAAGAAGGTGGAGTTGCTTTTATTTTTGGTTCGCAAACCATTACTGACCAAGCAGCAATGGTTAAGCGTGTTAAAGAATATAAAATTACTCAAAGTATAATTGATAGCAATCCACAAATTCTTTTAGATAATAAAAATGAATTGGTTGTCGGTGCCGGTATTAATACTAGAGATTATAAAGAACGAATTCCGGCATTAGTTGCCGCCGGTGTCAATGTTTTATGTATCGATTCGTCTGAAGGGTTTTCAGAGTGGCAAGCCGAAACGCTTAAATGAACTCATAAAAAATATGGCGATGAAGTAAAGATAGGCGCAGGAAATATAGTAGATAAAGAAGGGTTTTTATTTTTATCAGAAGCCGGCGCAGATTTTGTAAAAATTGGAATTGGTGGTGGCTCAATTTGTATTACTAGAGAGCAAAAAGGAATAGGTAGAGGACAAGCAACAGCTGTGATTGAAGTTGCTAAAGCACGCGATGAATATTTTAAAAAGAGTGGTATTTATGTTCCTGTTTGTGCTGATGGCGGGATTGTTTATGATTATCATATGACGCTTGCTTTAGCTATGGGCGCTGATTTTATTATGCTTGGACGCTACTTTGCTCGTTTTGATGAATCACCTTCAAAAAAACTAATTGTAAATGATAAAGAAGTAAAAGAATATTGAGGAGAAGGATCTAGTCGTGCTCGTAACTGACAGCGCTATGATTTAGGCGGAGATGCTAAATTAAAATTTGAAGAAGGCGTTGATTCTTATGTTCCTTATGCTGGAAGTTTACATGATAATTTGGCGCTTTCGCTTAATAAAATTAAAGCAACAATGTGCAATTGTGGCTTATTAAATTTAGCTGACTTTCGACAAAATGCAAAAATCACGCTTGTCTCACCAGCTAGTATTACTGAGGGCGGCGCTCACGATGTAATACTAAAACCCAAAAAATAA
- a CDS encoding type I restriction-modification system subunit M: MSQNKDELLAKQQSDVDAKLWAMANELRGSMEASEFKNYILGLIFYKFLSNKIIKTLNDELKDENLSFDQAWKDESMRNDIKELSVRIIGYFLDPVYLFDSFVNKINVNQFSVEDLKEGIKAITSSTIGTESQEDFADLFDDMDLDNNKLGKGEAERSKLIGKIILKINDLNLDISETNFDILGHAYEYLIGKFAASAGKKAGEFYTPAQVSELLARIVTLENKNLKSAYDPTCGSGSLLLRVRNNVQDQNAIKLYGQEMVTTTYNLARMNMLLHGVDYEKFDIANDDTLEKPSERHKALKFDAVVANPPYSAKWDPEGKDKDSRFNSYDGKYAPSSKADYAFVEHMIYHLSNAGTLAVVLPHGVLFRRSSEEIIRTKIIKDYNYLDAVIGLPANLFFGTSIPTCILVMKKTRTNPDDVVFIDASKYFENGKNQNYLREEDVVRILDAYKARKDIDKYMHVASLDEIKENEYNLNIPRYVDTFEEEEPIDIHQVMAEIKELEAKRDELDKEIEKYLEELGLCVRA; the protein is encoded by the coding sequence ATGTCACAAAATAAAGACGAATTATTAGCGAAGCAACAATCAGATGTTGATGCTAAATTATGAGCTATGGCCAACGAACTTAGAGGTTCAATGGAAGCAAGTGAATTCAAGAATTATATTCTTGGATTAATTTTCTATAAATTTCTTTCAAATAAGATTATTAAGACATTAAATGATGAATTAAAAGATGAAAATTTAAGCTTTGATCAGGCTTGGAAAGACGAATCAATGCGAAATGATATTAAGGAATTATCAGTTAGAATAATTGGTTATTTCTTAGATCCTGTTTATTTATTTGATAGTTTTGTCAATAAAATTAATGTTAATCAATTTTCGGTTGAAGATTTAAAGGAAGGAATTAAAGCCATTACATCATCAACAATAGGTACAGAATCACAAGAAGATTTCGCCGATCTATTTGATGATATGGATTTAGATAACAATAAGCTTGGAAAAGGTGAAGCCGAAAGAAGTAAATTAATCGGGAAGATTATTTTAAAAATTAATGACTTGAATTTAGATATCTCTGAAACTAATTTTGATATCTTAGGTCACGCTTACGAATACCTTATTGGTAAGTTTGCTGCATCCGCAGGAAAGAAAGCGGGTGAGTTTTATACTCCCGCGCAAGTATCAGAACTTTTAGCAAGAATTGTCACCTTAGAAAATAAGAATTTAAAATCTGCATATGATCCAACTTGTGGTTCTGGTTCACTACTTTTAAGAGTGAGAAATAATGTTCAAGATCAAAATGCAATTAAGTTATACGGCCAAGAAATGGTGACTACAACTTATAACTTAGCAAGAATGAATATGCTTTTACATGGTGTTGATTATGAGAAGTTTGATATAGCTAATGATGACACTTTGGAAAAACCATCAGAAAGACACAAAGCTCTAAAATTTGATGCTGTTGTCGCAAATCCGCCTTACTCTGCAAAATGAGATCCGGAAGGAAAAGATAAAGATTCGAGATTTAATAGCTATGATGGAAAATATGCTCCTTCATCAAAAGCAGATTATGCGTTTGTTGAACACATGATTTATCATTTATCGAACGCTGGAACTTTAGCAGTTGTGCTTCCGCACGGTGTGTTATTTAGAAGATCATCAGAAGAAATAATTAGAACTAAAATTATCAAAGATTATAACTATTTAGATGCTGTTATTGGATTACCGGCAAATTTATTCTTTGGAACAAGTATTCCTACTTGTATTTTAGTGATGAAGAAAACTAGAACAAATCCAGATGATGTTGTTTTCATAGATGCATCTAAGTATTTTGAAAATGGTAAGAATCAGAATTATTTAAGAGAAGAAGATGTTGTAAGAATTCTTGATGCATACAAAGCAAGAAAAGATATTGATAAATATATGCATGTCGCTTCATTAGATGAAATTAAAGAAAATGAATATAACTTGAATATTCCTCGATATGTCGATACATTTGAAGAAGAAGAACCAATTGATATTCATCAAGTTATGGCCGAAATAAAAGAACTCGAAGCTAAAAGAGATGAATTAGATAAAGAAATAGAAAAATATCTTGAGGAGTTAGGGCTATGTGTAAGGGCGTAG
- a CDS encoding restriction endonuclease subunit S: MFRNVPNLRFNSFSNTYNEITIGTHIIQKGRKAKSSEWNLPAYSINNSVGFALQKDQWGDASYTKLSKEGYKYIEKGDFAYNPARINVGSIGLYKENTPCIVSSLYVCFETKPSIINDYLYIYLKSEKFNKKILRTQEGGVRTYFFYDKLEKTKMYIPSLKEQLKILKFLSLIDERIETQNKIINKYESLIKIIIDLKIYDPFSDKKALKKYASLKNGYAFKSEDYLENGRYKIITISNVTGNQYISRKANKIDIIPYDIQSHQLLRKGDILVSLTGNVGRVSMVDAENCLLNQRVGLILSKDIKLQEYLFIVLNSFNFEKSMIKKAQGAAQLNIGKSDVENYKIPCPTETKLKITNLVLKYLSRLFIEKSILEQHKKERQYLLNNLFI; this comes from the coding sequence ATGTTCCGCAATGTTCCTAATTTAAGATTTAATTCTTTTTCTAATACTTATAATGAAATTACAATTGGAACACACATAATTCAGAAAGGTAGAAAAGCAAAATCAAGCGAATGAAATTTACCCGCATATTCCATAAATAATTCTGTTGGCTTTGCCCTTCAAAAAGATCAATGGGGAGATGCTTCTTATACAAAATTGTCAAAAGAAGGCTATAAATATATAGAAAAAGGTGATTTTGCATATAACCCTGCTAGAATCAATGTTGGTTCTATTGGTTTATATAAAGAAAATACTCCATGTATTGTTAGTTCTTTATATGTATGTTTTGAAACGAAACCATCAATTATTAATGATTATTTGTACATTTATTTAAAATCCGAGAAATTTAACAAAAAAATATTAAGAACTCAGGAAGGTGGAGTAAGAACATATTTTTTCTATGATAAATTAGAAAAAACAAAAATGTATATTCCATCATTAAAAGAACAACTTAAAATCTTAAAATTTCTATCCTTAATAGACGAAAGAATCGAAACCCAAAACAAAATCATTAATAAATATGAATCTCTAATAAAAATAATTATTGATTTAAAAATTTATGATCCATTTAGTGATAAAAAAGCATTAAAAAAATATGCCTCATTAAAGAATGGATATGCTTTTAAATCTGAAGACTATCTCGAAAATGGTCGCTACAAAATTATTACAATTAGCAATGTTACTGGAAATCAATACATTTCTAGAAAAGCGAATAAAATTGACATAATCCCTTACGATATACAAAGCCATCAATTATTAAGAAAAGGAGATATTCTTGTATCATTAACCGGAAATGTTGGAAGAGTATCTATGGTTGATGCTGAAAATTGTCTATTAAACCAGAGGGTTGGATTGATACTTTCGAAAGATATAAAGCTTCAAGAATATTTGTTTATCGTTTTAAATTCATTTAATTTTGAAAAATCAATGATAAAAAAAGCGCAAGGCGCTGCACAACTTAACATTGGAAAAAGCGATGTTGAAAATTATAAAATTCCATGCCCAACTGAAACAAAATTAAAAATTACAAATCTTGTACTTAAATATTTATCTAGATTATTTATCGAAAAAAGTATACTAGAACAGCATAAAAAAGAGAGACAGTATTTGCTGAATAATTTGTTTATATAA
- a CDS encoding tyrosine-type recombinase/integrase, translated as MVIKEVAELWNADKKQYVKESTYSAYSLIIVNHIIPYFGEKEMFVEDDVQKFVLDSLKKGLSEKTVKDVVVVIKMIQKFAIKKNLMALMPIDIKYPKNSAKKELKVMSKENQKMLLSYLNDNFSFKNLGIVICLCSGLRIGELCALKWENFDIGNKVVKINHSLQRIYVVDGESKYTKIKEDMPKTKESNRDIPLTNYLYSIIRPLKKVCKDTFYVLSNDEKPIEPRTYRNYYKRILLKLGIPYLKFHGLRHSFATRCIESKNNVKTVSVILGHANVTTTLNLYVHPNNDEKKRCIEKMLKDIL; from the coding sequence ATGGTAATAAAAGAAGTTGCTGAATTATGGAATGCGGATAAAAAACAATATGTTAAAGAATCAACATATTCTGCATATTCCTTAATTATTGTTAATCACATCATCCCTTATTTTGGCGAAAAGGAAATGTTTGTTGAAGATGATGTGCAAAAGTTTGTGTTAGATTCTTTAAAAAAGGGGCTTAGCGAAAAAACGGTAAAAGATGTTGTAGTCGTGATTAAGATGATTCAAAAGTTTGCTATAAAAAAGAATTTGATGGCATTAATGCCAATAGATATAAAATATCCCAAAAACTCAGCTAAAAAAGAGTTAAAAGTAATGTCTAAAGAAAACCAAAAAATGCTTTTAAGTTATTTAAATGATAATTTTTCATTTAAAAATTTAGGGATCGTAATTTGTTTATGCTCGGGGTTAAGGATTGGAGAATTATGCGCTTTAAAATGGGAGAATTTTGATATTGGAAATAAAGTTGTTAAAATCAACCATTCACTACAGCGAATTTATGTGGTTGATGGTGAAAGTAAATATACAAAAATAAAAGAAGATATGCCTAAAACAAAGGAATCAAATAGAGACATACCCTTAACTAATTATCTTTATTCGATTATCAGACCATTAAAGAAAGTATGCAAGGATACATTTTATGTTTTAAGTAATGACGAAAAACCGATTGAGCCTAGAACTTATAGAAATTATTATAAGAGGATATTATTAAAACTAGGAATTCCGTATTTAAAATTTCATGGGTTAAGACACAGTTTTGCTACTAGATGTATAGAATCTAAAAACAACGTTAAAACTGTTAGTGTTATTCTTGGACATGCAAATGTAACTACCACTTTAAATCTCTATGTTCATCCTAATAATGACGAAAAAAAGAGATGTATAGAAAAAATGTTAAAAGATATTTTATAA
- a CDS encoding type I restriction endonuclease subunit R, giving the protein MPNINGEQTELELENELIKQLSAQFRSSGYEDTFVAVHDDESLHRNLRKQINRLNNIQFSDTEFRRFINELEGHNTVFECAKNLRQMQTIEMDDGTKKNIKIFEKNDWHKNIFQVAHQIKQKREFEGRFDVTILVNGLPLVQIELKKNGIDVNEAFGQIERYRRTVYSGLFNYIQYFVISNGSMTRYFANSDRNFKRQNLFTWLDPNNVVINRLFDFVSDRLTKYNICKTITNYVVINHLEKDLWILRPYQVWAVEKLLDRALNTKNNGFVWHTTGSGKTLTSFKLAQCLRDTGKFSKVVFLVDRRDLDRQTVRSFNSFEKGSVVNVNKTHKLFNLFTDSSIKMITTTIQKMSNLCKGPEFEKAVKTNKDSIIFIIDECHRSNFGEMRKDILRAFPEAQMLGFTGTPIFAENMNVTGLTTETIFGGAPVHSYKIKDAINAKMVLGFNVQYFKTIDIVEKPGEEEQVEEIDKKELIFSDTRITNVTQHIIDNFDKLTVNRKYNAIFALSEINLLTAYYEKFKELNSKLEADKKLKIATIFTYAPNEIDAEETGVNEKIAQQKLQSAMNDYGALTGKKYSISNCAEYFEDVREDFREGKIDLILVVNMMLTGYDSKRINTLFLDKSLKYHNLIQAFSRTNRLDSSSKQFGNIVCYRTTCEDVEKAVALYSKEDHDVVIMKSFEEYLESFRDALKNLRAYTPTPEDVDALEGDKKKLEFVNLFRVVAKSLLCLQNFCEFSFPITLKNDISVDEYNSFKSKYLDLYNEFRKQRDKVSVIGYVEFDIELVQTDRVDVEYILDLLRKGAESGRGIKVVEISIAINKLKCSADPILVSKGELLEAFVNKVIPTLPNKVSIDQELDKFVKEEIKESLMNFSKERELKYEDLNHLFEKYQYHTTVDNADVNSIISKKAKDKFKKAHPELNPIKATNELITLIKDNIIELANKYSIYY; this is encoded by the coding sequence AAGAAAGCAAATTAATAGGTTGAATAATATACAATTTTCTGATACAGAATTCAGACGTTTTATTAATGAACTAGAAGGACATAATACGGTTTTTGAGTGTGCTAAAAACTTAAGACAAATGCAAACCATTGAAATGGATGATGGTACAAAGAAAAATATCAAAATATTTGAAAAGAATGATTGACACAAAAATATATTTCAAGTCGCACATCAAATTAAGCAAAAAAGAGAATTTGAAGGAAGATTTGATGTAACAATCCTTGTTAATGGATTACCTCTAGTTCAAATTGAACTTAAAAAGAACGGCATCGATGTTAATGAGGCATTTGGTCAGATCGAAAGATATCGAAGAACTGTTTATAGTGGACTATTTAATTATATTCAATATTTTGTTATTTCTAATGGTTCGATGACTAGATACTTTGCTAATAGTGATAGAAATTTTAAGAGACAAAATTTATTTACTTGACTTGATCCAAACAATGTGGTTATAAACAGATTGTTTGATTTTGTTTCAGATAGATTAACAAAGTACAACATTTGTAAAACAATTACCAACTATGTTGTTATTAATCATTTGGAAAAAGATTTATGGATTTTAAGACCTTATCAAGTATGGGCTGTAGAGAAATTGCTTGATAGAGCTTTGAATACTAAAAACAATGGGTTTGTATGGCACACAACTGGTAGTGGAAAAACACTGACTAGTTTTAAGCTTGCTCAATGTTTAAGAGATACGGGCAAGTTCTCAAAAGTAGTTTTTTTAGTCGATAGAAGGGATTTAGACAGACAAACAGTTAGAAGCTTTAATTCTTTTGAAAAAGGATCGGTTGTTAATGTTAATAAAACACATAAATTATTTAATCTTTTTACTGATTCATCAATTAAGATGATTACAACAACTATCCAAAAAATGTCTAATTTATGTAAAGGACCTGAATTTGAAAAAGCAGTTAAAACTAATAAAGATTCGATAATTTTTATTATTGATGAATGCCATAGAAGTAATTTTGGTGAGATGAGAAAAGATATTTTAAGAGCATTTCCTGAAGCACAAATGCTTGGTTTTACAGGTACACCTATATTTGCAGAAAATATGAACGTTACTGGATTAACTACAGAAACGATATTTGGTGGAGCACCAGTTCACTCTTATAAGATAAAAGATGCGATTAACGCTAAGATGGTTTTAGGTTTTAATGTTCAATATTTCAAGACTATAGATATAGTCGAAAAACCAGGAGAAGAAGAACAAGTAGAAGAAATTGATAAAAAAGAATTAATTTTCTCTGATACTAGAATTACGAACGTTACTCAGCATATTATTGATAATTTTGATAAATTAACTGTAAACAGAAAATATAATGCAATTTTTGCGCTTTCTGAAATTAATTTATTAACAGCTTATTATGAAAAATTTAAAGAGTTAAATAGCAAATTAGAAGCCGATAAAAAACTTAAGATCGCAACTATTTTTACATATGCCCCTAATGAAATAGACGCAGAAGAAACTGGTGTAAATGAAAAAATAGCGCAACAAAAACTTCAATCTGCAATGAACGATTACGGCGCTCTTACCGGGAAAAAATATTCTATTTCAAATTGCGCTGAGTATTTTGAAGATGTTAGAGAAGACTTTAGAGAAGGAAAAATAGATCTAATTTTAGTAGTTAATATGATGTTAACCGGTTATGACTCGAAAAGAATTAATACGTTATTTTTAGATAAATCATTAAAGTATCACAATTTGATTCAAGCTTTTTCACGAACTAATAGGTTAGATTCTTCATCTAAACAATTTGGAAATATTGTTTGTTATAGAACAACTTGTGAAGATGTCGAAAAAGCAGTAGCCTTATATTCAAAAGAAGATCATGATGTAGTTATAATGAAATCTTTTGAAGAATATTTAGAATCATTTAGAGACGCATTAAAGAATCTAAGAGCTTACACTCCAACTCCAGAGGATGTAGATGCTCTTGAAGGGGATAAGAAAAAACTTGAATTTGTTAATCTATTTAGAGTAGTAGCTAAGTCTTTATTATGCTTACAAAATTTTTGTGAGTTTTCGTTCCCTATAACATTAAAGAATGATATTTCTGTTGACGAATATAATTCATTTAAAAGTAAATATCTTGATTTATATAACGAATTCAGAAAACAACGAGATAAAGTATCGGTTATTGGTTATGTTGAATTTGATATTGAATTAGTACAAACAGATAGAGTCGATGTTGAATATATTTTAGATTTATTAAGAAAGGGCGCTGAAAGCGGCAGAGGTATTAAAGTTGTTGAAATATCGATAGCGATTAATAAATTAAAATGCTCTGCAGATCCTATATTAGTTAGCAAGGGAGAGCTATTAGAAGCATTTGTTAATAAAGTAATTCCAACCCTTCCAAATAAAGTCTCTATCGATCAAGAATTAGATAAGTTTGTTAAAGAGGAGATAAAAGAATCCTTAATGAATTTCTCTAAGGAACGTGAATTAAAATATGAAGATTTGAATCATTTATTTGAAAAATATCAGTATCATACAACAGTCGATAATGCCGATGTTAATTCAATTATAAGCAAGAAAGCTAAAGACAAATTTAAAAAAGCGCATCCAGAGCTTAATCCAATTAAGGCTACTAACGAGTTAATAACTTTGATAAAGGATAATATTATTGAATTAGCAAACAAATATTCAATTTACTATTAG